The proteins below are encoded in one region of Cherax quadricarinatus isolate ZL_2023a chromosome 29, ASM3850222v1, whole genome shotgun sequence:
- the LOC138853391 gene encoding uncharacterized protein produces the protein MKIETDVQQIHADLTREGPVLDIFILFSNLYTSRATFTDPGGGRKQDRSANEICCMKIVALLLLALLGLVVCEPPPPHFNRFFPQQVQQRPQTFHRRPPPFQRPFQGGGFQTRPRFQSPPRPAPQQFSSGGAVDATLGRSEYYFSWRHDGGRKYTGTEAARVCTSLGRGWQPIGISSGEEIAFVISVVGGDRVEYIWTGGVRTGNGNEFIWVNGEPFTVNNWSHTGGIPSYSWSIELREDAHLTKNVNLGRLKHFVRRYKVSWVPGLPISYSIFLNSSSFFLRIVLTASVPRGAASKTLFLEAMTDAPSSLDLSASI, from the exons atgaaaattgAGACAGATGTACAAC AGATTCATGCTGATCTTACCCGTGAGGGACCAGTTTTAGATATTTTCATCCTGTTTTCTAACCTTTATACGTCCCGGGCGACCTTCACAGACCCCGGTGGCGGAAGGAAACAGGATCGTTCCGCCAACGAGATCTGTTGT ATGAAGATtgtagcgctgctgctgctggctctgcTGGGGTTGGTGGTCTGCGAGCCTCCGCCTCCACACTTCAACCGTTTCTTCCCTCAACAAGTCCAACAACGACCTCAAACATTCCACCGCCGTCCTCCACCATTCCAGAGACCTTTCCAAGGTGGCGGTTTCCAGACTCGACCAAGATTCCAGTCTCCACCCAGACCTGCACCTCAACAGTTTTCATCTGGAGGAGCG GTTGATGCCACTCTGGGCCGCAGTGAATATTACTTCTCTTGGAGACACGACGGTGGAAGGAAATACACTGGCACTGAAGCTGCCAGGGTATGTACAAGTCTGGGCAGGGGATGGCAGCCCATAGGCATCAGTTCCGGTGAAGAGATAGCCTTCGTTATTAGTGTTGTTGGAGGAG ACCGAGTTGAGTACATCTGGACTGGTGGTGTGAGGACCGGCAACGGTAATGAATTTATCTGGGTGAATGGTGAACCTTTCACAGTGAATAATTGGTCACACACAGGAGG GATACCATCGTATTCATGGAGTATAGAGTTACGTGAAGATGCACATCTTACAAAAAATgttaacctgggcagactcaaacaCTTTGTGAGGAGGTATAAGGTATCGTGGGTGCCAGGATTGCCTATTTCTTATTCTATCTTCCTcaactcttccagtttcttcctgagaattgtgttaACGGCATCAGTCCCCAGAGGTGCTGCAAGCAAGACGCTATTTCTGgaggcaatgactgatgctcctagTAGTCTTGATCTCTCTGCGTCGATATAA
- the LOC138853392 gene encoding macrophage mannose receptor 1-like produces the protein MPVIYNGSGAMFSTLPTLTMKIVVLLVLLGLVVCELPPPHFNRFFQRQPQPVQPRPPPFQRPFQGGSFQTRPRFQSPTRPAPQRAPSGAAADATLGRSEYYFSWRHDGGRKYTGTEAARVCTSLGRGWQPIGISSREEIAFVISVVGGDNVEYIWTGGVRTGNGDEFVWQNGEPFTVENWSHTGGFGRPQPDNRESGNENCLSVLNNFYQDGIKWHDVACHHLKPVICERHI, from the exons ATGAAGATCGTTGTGCTTCTCGTTCTTCTGGGGTTGGTGGTCTGCGAGCTACCGCCCCCACATTTCAACCGCTTCTTCCAACGACAACCTCAACCAGTCCAACCCCGTCCTCCACCATTCCAGAGACCTTTCCAAGGTGGCAGCTTCCAGACTCGACCAAGGTTCCAGTCTCCAACCCGACCTGCACCTCAGCGTGCTCCATCTGGAGCAGCG GCTGACGCCACTCTGGGCCGCAGTGAATATTATTTCTCTTGGAGACACGATGGTGGAAGGAAGTACACTGGCACTGAAGCTGCCAGGGTATGTACCAGCCTGGGCAGGGGATGGCAGCCCATAGGCATCAGTTCCAGAGAAGAGATCGCCTTCGttattagtgttgttggtggag ACAACGTGGAGTACATCTGGACTGGTGGTGTCAGAACGGGAAATGGGGATGAATTTGTCTGGCAGAATGGTGAACCATTCACTGTTGAAAACTGGTCTCACACTGGAGG ATTCGGCAGACCTCAACCTGACAACCGCGAGAGTGGAAACGAGAACTGCCTGTCCGTGCTAAACAACTTCTACCAAGATGGCATCAAGTGGCACGACGTGGCCTGCCACCACCTGAAGCCCGTCATCTGTGAGAGACACATTTAA